TCCGCGAATTTTAATCGTTTACCGAGGATAATTGTTCAAAAGAAGAGAAGACCAGAAGCACTTGAAAGAAAAAAAATTATGCTATTCTTTTCGGACTTCCATAGAACTTATTTCGAAGCTCCTCTTGATCGACATCCATCCCTGGAGAGGCGGTTTTTTGCCTGAAGAGGGATCGTTCATGCTAATTCCCGATGCCTCGTGCATTTTTGGCCCCGTCAATCGGCCGATGGGAAGGGGGATTCTTGTATCCTGACGGTATAAACATGCTGGAGGTAATACGCAGCGCCCCCGCCTGGAGAAAGGCTTTCGGGGAGACCGGCACGAGATCGTCGAATTTTTTATTCGTATCTTTTTTCTTTCTTTTTCTGCTTCTGACGCCACAAAAGTCCCGGGCAACGTCCTTCAACGATTTTATCATTTATCCTTATGAAACTCCTGAGCAGGGTGAAATCAGTCTTGGAACCTGGCAAAGCGTTCTCCTTCCGTCCAAATCGGGGGAAGCGGCCTTCAATCATTCCGAATATAACCAGGACATCCTTTTTTCAACGTATGTTCTGGAATTCGGCGTAACGGACTGGTGGACTCTGGGCACCTATGTCGACTTCATGTCGGGGGCCGGGCAAGGTTATTCTTATCTGCAGACCCGGGCCATCACCTCCCGGATCCGATTCCCGCGCATCCCGGATTTTATTGATCCGGCGATCCAGATTGAATACTGGGTCCCGACAGGGGCCGCAAACAACCCGTCTTTTCTTGACCTGATCCTGATCGGGGAGAAAAAGGTCGGACGTTTTGTTTTTGATATCAATTCAAGCTTCTTCTTCGAGACGGAGAATCCGGGGGGAGCGGCCGAGGGAATACCGCCGGATATGGAGTATGCCGGCGGCCTTTATTATCTCCTGGCGGACAATGTGAACTTTGGAGTCGAAGCGTTCGGAGCTCTGGGGCCGGTCACCGCCATGCTTCCATTCGGAGGACCGGTTGGTTCGGCCAATATCCAGCAAAACTATATTTTCCAGTCCTGGAACTTTGCCATCGGCGATCATATTGACTGGAACGTTGGTGTGGGAACCGGACTGACCCAGGCCAGCGCTCCTTTTGTGTTCAAGACGATCTTCGAATACCACTTCAAGCCCTTCGGAAGCCAGGAAGAAGGAGAACAGTACAAGGAAGAACAAAATATTCATTGAAAAATGCCGGCCGTTTTTGGAGAGGGAGGATGACGGGGCAGGGAACCTGTGTTAAATTGGACAAATGATGTTTCCAGAAATCGCAGAAGAATGTTCGTTGGAGCCGGCAAACAGATGATCTGTCCGGCGATACCCCCTTTTCCGCCCCTCAGGGCCTTGTTTCTTGTCGGAAGCCTTTTCAGTCTTTTCTTGTTTCAGGGGTGTTCGGAAAAAACCGCCTCCCGCATCCCTGTCTTGTCCCTGCCTCCCTCTTCGGGGTTCCGCATTGTCCAGCCCTTGCCCCCTGCACCTTCTGGGAACCAGGATTCCAATTCAAAAAAATCGGAATACATCGGTCTTCTTTTTTCCATCGCCCGTCCGGATCCGGGGCATGTCATTGCCGTCGGAGCCCAGTCCATTATCTGGCGGATCGATGAGGCGTCCGGCAAGTGGAAAAAAGTTCCTTCCCCGGTCAAATCCGAATTCTATCGGGTGATTTTTCCGGACCCCCGGCATGGATGGATTGCAGGGGATTCGGGAACCCTTCTTTTTTCTCAGGATGAAGGAATGTCCTGGTCCGTGGTCCCAACGCCGGTGCACGACAGATTTCTGGAGGATATTGATTTTCCGGATCCCTTGCATGGTTTCATTGTCGGGGAACGGGGAACCTTTCTGAAAACCCGGGACGGAGGCCATTCATGGTCCAAAATATCCCTTCCAACAACCCAGAATCTCTATGCCGTCCATTTTCTTGATCGCCGGGAAGGGTGGGTTGCGGGTTGGCACCAGACTCTGTTTTCGACGCACGATGGAGGACGGACCTGGTCTCCCGTTACTCTGGCCGTTCCGCGTGTCACCCGGCAAAAACCATCCTTCAATGCCATCTGGGGCAACCAAAAAGATCTGCTTGTCGCGGGAGATCATGGTCTGGTCTATTTTTCCTCTGACAAGGGGGAGTCTTTTCAGAGGATTTCTCTTCCGGTCGAGACCGATTTGTATGGGGTTTGTCAGACGGGAAGCGGAACAATCATCCTCGTCGGGGAAAAAGGTGCGCTCTGGAGTCTGGACAAAAAGGGGAAAAAGATTCGATCCGTTTTGCCTTCTTTTCCCGAAGCCGACTTTCTGGGAGTTTCCTGCGGTGCCCTCCATTTTCGTGCGGCAGGTTCGCCAGATGTCATCCTTTTGCCTGGTTAGGGACCTGAGATATTCCGAAGGGTTTCTTCCCCGGTTTCTATCGCTTCCTTGAGGCCTTCCGGTCGCGGCAGTCTTTGCATATGCCGTAAATCTCCAGTTTATGGGAGACGATGGTGAAGTTTTTTTCTTCGGCGGCCAGATCCTGCAAATGCTCGATCACAGGTTGTCCGAATTCAACAACCGTCCCGCATTCAATGCAAATGAGATGATCATGGTGGGTAGAGTTTTTGACTTCATAGCGGCTGAATTCATCGTTGAACCGGTGCTCTTCAACGAGACCTTTTTCTTTCAGAATATGGAGAGTCCGGTAGATTGTGGCCAACCCGATTCGGGGATTTTTTTCTCTGACCAGAAGGTAAAGCTCTTCCGCACTGATATGTTTTCCGCTCTGAAACAGAGTGCCGGCGATCATCAACCTCTGGGGGGTGACCTGGATACCGGAATCCCGGAACCTGTTTGCCAGGCTGGTTTCGTCTGATGGGTCCTGAAAGGAAGACATTTCCCACCTTTCTTGGGTTATAAGTCATGCAGTCTAGAGAGAGGCATCCGTGACCGGAAAACGAAAAGTCAGTTTCAAACCGGAAGAAATGCGAAAGACGTCCAGGGTGTTCAAATAGAGACATTTTACTAGGACGTTCAGATTCAGGCAACTTTTATCCCCTCCCGGGCAATTGATGTTCCACCGGGATTTCAGGGGGCTTTTGCATTTGAAGCAAAATTTTTGGTAACATCTATTTTTACTTTTTCAGTTCAGGCTCAAGTCCTTTTGATGGCGATTTGGTTTCAAATTAAGA
This portion of the Leptospirillum ferriphilum genome encodes:
- a CDS encoding YCF48-related protein, which gives rise to MFVGAGKQMICPAIPPFPPLRALFLVGSLFSLFLFQGCSEKTASRIPVLSLPPSSGFRIVQPLPPAPSGNQDSNSKKSEYIGLLFSIARPDPGHVIAVGAQSIIWRIDEASGKWKKVPSPVKSEFYRVIFPDPRHGWIAGDSGTLLFSQDEGMSWSVVPTPVHDRFLEDIDFPDPLHGFIVGERGTFLKTRDGGHSWSKISLPTTQNLYAVHFLDRREGWVAGWHQTLFSTHDGGRTWSPVTLAVPRVTRQKPSFNAIWGNQKDLLVAGDHGLVYFSSDKGESFQRISLPVETDLYGVCQTGSGTIILVGEKGALWSLDKKGKKIRSVLPSFPEADFLGVSCGALHFRAAGSPDVILLPG
- a CDS encoding Fur family transcriptional regulator, coding for MSSFQDPSDETSLANRFRDSGIQVTPQRLMIAGTLFQSGKHISAEELYLLVREKNPRIGLATIYRTLHILKEKGLVEEHRFNDEFSRYEVKNSTHHDHLICIECGTVVEFGQPVIEHLQDLAAEEKNFTIVSHKLEIYGICKDCRDRKASRKR